One genomic region from Skermania piniformis encodes:
- a CDS encoding TetR/AcrR family transcriptional regulator, translated as MLEAAIASLSTGDPAAVSGNRIARDIGATWGVVKYQFGDIDGLWAAVLRYTADKRGDLPAGITPDGTLAERVTALIQTMAVGLRRPESLAIETLRSALPREHAELERDYPQTAAELASWKPNWDRACERLFADLDLDPDKVRKVAALVPAAMRGITSERTLGTYGNLDDALDALIGGIVAYLAS; from the coding sequence ATGCTTGAAGCCGCCATCGCATCGCTGTCCACCGGCGATCCGGCGGCGGTCTCCGGCAATCGCATCGCGCGCGACATCGGCGCGACCTGGGGCGTGGTCAAGTACCAGTTCGGCGACATCGACGGGTTGTGGGCGGCGGTGCTGCGGTACACCGCCGACAAGCGCGGCGACCTGCCGGCCGGGATCACGCCGGACGGCACCCTCGCCGAGCGGGTGACCGCACTGATCCAAACGATGGCGGTGGGCCTACGCCGGCCCGAATCATTGGCGATCGAGACGCTGCGCTCCGCACTCCCCCGTGAGCACGCCGAACTAGAACGAGACTACCCCCAGACCGCAGCCGAACTCGCCTCCTGGAAGCCGAACTGGGACCGCGCCTGCGAGCGGTTGTTCGCCGACCTGGATCTCGATCCGGACAAGGTGCGCAAGGTTGCCGCGCTGGTTCCGGCGGCGATGCGCGGCATAACCTCCGAGCGCACTCTGGGCACCTACGGCAATCTCGACGACGCGCTCGACGCCCTGATCGGTGGGATCGTCGCCTACCTGGCGAGCTGA
- a CDS encoding SDR family NAD(P)-dependent oxidoreductase has product MAFEGDVVLVTGGAGGLGAATVRRLHGAGAAVVIADVADEKAGALADELGNKAVYVRTDVLDESSVAAAVAAADELGTLRYAVVSHGGFGVLEKVVNRDGSPHTQKGFTDTIALYLSGTFNVLRLVAARIAQLEPDGNGERGAVVMTSSIAGYEGQIGQAAYSAAKGGVIGLTLTAARDLSSVGIRVNSIAPGTMHTPIMDFLGEERLAKFASTVPFPKRLGTPDEYAMLVQHLLENPYINGEVIRIDGGQRFQPR; this is encoded by the coding sequence ATGGCGTTCGAAGGTGATGTGGTGCTGGTGACCGGCGGCGCCGGGGGCCTGGGTGCGGCGACGGTCCGTCGGCTGCACGGTGCTGGCGCGGCGGTGGTGATCGCGGACGTGGCCGACGAGAAGGCCGGCGCGCTGGCCGACGAACTCGGCAACAAGGCGGTCTACGTGCGTACCGATGTCCTCGACGAGTCGAGCGTCGCGGCCGCAGTCGCCGCAGCCGACGAATTGGGCACGCTGCGTTACGCGGTGGTATCGCACGGCGGCTTCGGGGTGTTGGAGAAGGTGGTGAACCGGGACGGTTCGCCGCACACTCAGAAAGGTTTCACCGACACCATCGCGCTCTACCTCAGCGGCACGTTCAATGTGTTGCGGTTGGTGGCTGCCCGGATCGCGCAGCTGGAGCCGGACGGTAACGGCGAGCGCGGCGCGGTGGTGATGACCTCCAGTATCGCCGGGTACGAAGGGCAGATCGGCCAGGCGGCCTACTCGGCGGCAAAAGGCGGCGTGATCGGGTTGACTCTGACCGCCGCCCGCGATCTGAGTTCGGTCGGGATTCGGGTGAACAGCATCGCGCCTGGCACGATGCACACTCCGATCATGGACTTCTTGGGTGAGGAGCGGTTGGCCAAGTTCGCTTCGACGGTGCCGTTCCCGAAGCGGCTCGGCACGCCGGACGAGTACGCGATGTTGGTCCAGCATCTACTGGAAAACCCGTATATCAACGGCGAGGTGATTCGGATCGACGGCGGGCAGCGCTTCCAGCCCCGGTAG
- a CDS encoding TetR/AcrR family transcriptional regulator translates to MSDLGAAPKGREARRRETHRRVLDAATEEYRARGMADADLGAIIAAAGVARGTFYFHFPTKEHVLLEIEAREEKLIAEELTRFLAEPHDLRDSLAETIRSIAAMETRLGRHLFKDLLSVHFSPTRPLTDEWRAHPVIGLVAGMIRDANRSGEAETMIDPYHSAVFFLFGLYGLLAITTGAAVLRDTVIRDYLDSTLRSLQPR, encoded by the coding sequence ATGAGCGATCTCGGTGCGGCACCGAAGGGTCGCGAGGCGCGGCGCAGAGAGACCCACCGGCGAGTCCTCGACGCGGCCACCGAGGAGTACCGCGCTCGCGGCATGGCCGACGCCGACCTGGGCGCGATCATCGCTGCCGCCGGCGTGGCGCGAGGCACCTTCTACTTCCACTTCCCGACCAAGGAGCACGTGCTGCTCGAGATCGAGGCCCGCGAGGAGAAGCTGATCGCCGAGGAACTGACTCGGTTTCTCGCCGAACCGCACGACCTACGCGACTCGCTCGCCGAGACGATCCGATCGATCGCCGCCATGGAAACCCGACTCGGCCGGCATCTGTTCAAAGACCTTCTTTCGGTGCACTTCTCGCCGACCCGACCGCTGACCGACGAGTGGCGTGCGCATCCGGTGATCGGCCTGGTCGCCGGGATGATCCGGGACGCGAACCGATCCGGCGAGGCGGAGACGATGATCGACCCATATCACAGCGCGGTGTTCTTCCTGTTCGGCCTCTACGGCCTGCTGGCGATCACCACCGGCGCCGCGGTACTGCGCGACACGGTGATCCGGGACTACCTGGACAGCACGCTACGCAGCCTGCAACCACGATGA
- a CDS encoding thiolase family protein, which yields MAETVIVGAVRTAIGRSFKGALSDVPAEAFAVTVLPEVVRRAGLAPDAVDDVILAEAHYGGGDIARYAAAATDMTSAPGQSVNRHCAGSLTAIANGAAHIGVGMERVIVAGGVQALSTNPVSHWRIPGSGGQVQQGWLPPTHLETPDAPMLDMAVTVGWNTARLAGIERAEMDAWAARSHHRAVAAIDAGKFVDEIVPLRVERPDGTAFDFVVDEHPRRDTSVERLAQLPVLHPEIDGFSITAGNSSGINDAGAAVALAARDYAESAELDVLATVRAWAHVGVDPVETGMAAGTAIGKVLDRAGLAAADVALWEINEAFAAVPIAASRAHGLDEELVNFSGSGCSLGHPIAATGARMVTTLIYELRRRGGGIGVAAMCAGGGQGGALVIEV from the coding sequence ATGGCCGAAACCGTCATCGTCGGCGCGGTGCGGACCGCGATCGGCCGATCGTTCAAGGGCGCGCTTTCCGACGTGCCGGCCGAGGCGTTCGCGGTGACGGTGTTGCCCGAGGTGGTACGCCGCGCGGGCTTGGCGCCGGACGCGGTGGACGACGTAATCCTGGCCGAGGCGCATTACGGCGGGGGCGACATCGCCCGGTATGCCGCCGCTGCGACCGACATGACCTCGGCGCCGGGGCAGTCGGTGAATCGGCACTGCGCGGGCAGTTTGACCGCGATCGCGAACGGCGCCGCGCATATCGGGGTCGGGATGGAACGGGTGATCGTGGCCGGCGGCGTCCAGGCGCTATCCACGAATCCGGTGAGCCACTGGCGGATTCCGGGTTCGGGTGGCCAAGTGCAGCAGGGGTGGCTGCCGCCGACCCATCTGGAGACGCCGGATGCGCCGATGCTGGATATGGCGGTCACGGTCGGCTGGAATACCGCCCGGCTGGCCGGAATCGAGCGCGCCGAGATGGACGCCTGGGCGGCGCGCTCACATCACCGGGCTGTCGCGGCAATCGATGCCGGCAAGTTCGTCGACGAGATCGTGCCGCTGCGGGTGGAGCGCCCGGACGGTACGGCGTTCGACTTCGTCGTCGACGAGCACCCGCGGCGGGACACCAGCGTCGAGCGGCTGGCGCAACTGCCGGTATTGCATCCGGAGATCGACGGCTTTTCGATCACGGCCGGCAACAGCAGCGGAATCAACGATGCCGGCGCCGCGGTCGCGCTCGCCGCTCGGGACTACGCCGAGTCCGCCGAGCTCGACGTCTTGGCCACCGTGCGCGCGTGGGCGCATGTCGGGGTGGACCCAGTCGAGACGGGGATGGCCGCCGGTACGGCAATCGGCAAGGTGTTGGACCGGGCCGGGCTTGCGGCCGCCGACGTGGCGTTGTGGGAGATCAACGAGGCGTTCGCGGCGGTGCCGATCGCGGCCAGTCGGGCGCATGGCCTGGATGAGGAGTTGGTGAACTTCTCCGGCAGTGGCTGCAGCCTGGGCCATCCGATCGCGGCAACCGGCGCTCGGATGGTGACCACGCTGATCTATGAGCTGCGGCGGCGGGGTGGCGGAATCGGCGTGGCCGCGATGTGCGCCGGCGGTGGTCAGGGCGGGGCCTTGGTCATCGAGGTGTGA